Sequence from the Candidatus Kinetoplastibacterium galatii TCC219 genome:
TAGATGTACGGATCCTCGAAATATTTTTCTCATTAGATTTAGTAAGGCTCATATAGCTTCCGTGATATTAAAATTATTATGAACAAATAGAATAGATATTTAACATATGTAATACAAACTTCAAACAAAATACTACCGCATAAAGAATATAACTTAGAACTAGTAGCTATTAAAAAAATATATAATCATAGATTACTTATTGCTTTAATAGATATTATTCTTTTTGATAAGTCTTTATATTTTTCCACATCTTCTTTTTCGGACAAGCCTTTTTCAACAAGAAGCTTCATATCATCTTTTATAGACTGATACTCTATAAGCAAAAGAGAATCTTCCCATTCTTTTAAAGGATCCGGTAATTTATTTTTATAAATCTGATCCTCCTTTATAAAACTATTTATAGCCATTCCTAATTCAGAATTAGGTGTTATGATTTCCTTAATGGATTCAAAATCTTTGGAGTTTGTATTTTCTGCTAACAAAATAAGATCTCTAATTATTTTTAGATCTGGATTTTTATCCAAAATTTCTAATTGCTGGTCTCCAATATGATCAACTAAATCCAGGTTGGATAGCAATAGATAAAATAGCTTCTTCGTGAAAGATGGCTTAAACTTTGTGTCTCTTGTATATTTATTATTCACGTTGTCAGAATATGATAGTTTCTTTGTGTATAAACCTCTATTATCTGTCAAATATCTTAAGTCATTTTTGCTAAAATTAAGAAGTTGTAAAGCTTCTTTCTCAATCTGAATTCTTAACATAGGGCAATTTTGCATATGTTTTAATACTTTACTGATTTCTGTCCAACAAGCAGCTCTACCTTCTGCTTCATTAATGGAATATTTACTAACAGAACTGTCTATTAATAATTTTGATAGCGGTATAGATTTTTTTAAACAATCTTCAAAAGCATCCTTACCATTCTCTTTAATATATAAATCAGGATCATATCCATCTTTTAAAAACAAAAAACGAATTTCATTACTATCTTTTATTTCTGAAATACATAGTAAGAGAGCCTTCCAGGCGGCATTTTTTCCTGCTATATCACCATCAAAACTAAATACTATTTTTTCACTAACACTTAATAGTTTTCTTATCTGATCTTTTGTTATAGAAGTTCCTAATGCAGCCACCACATTATTTATACCATGCTGGGTTAGACTAATGACATCCATATATCCTTCTACTACAATAACCACTCCTTTTGATTTTATGTTAGTTCTTGATTCCCATAAACCATAAAGCTCTCTACCTTTAGAGAAAATTACTGTTTCAGGTGAGTTCAAGTACTTAGGTTGAATATTAGCGATTGTTCTAGCTCCGAAACCAACTACAGCTCCATATTGATTTCTTATGGGAAACATTATACGTTCTCTGAATCTATCATATCTATTTTCATCAGATTTTTTAATAACTAACCCAACATCAATCAGATAGCTATTATTGTAGTAATCTGCAAATATATTAGATAGAGATTTATATCCGTTATCAGACCACCCCAAATTAAAAAATCTTATAAAATCATTGCTTATTCCTCTTTTTTTTAAATAAGAAATAGCCGCAGATGAAATATTTAATAAATCAGAGTAATAAGACTGAGCTCTAATCATTAAATCTAAATATATCTTCTCTCTTTTATACTCGTCTTGAAAGTTATTATTATCAAGCATTGGTACTACCAGTCCAATTTGTGAAGCAAGTGATTTCACAGAGTCAGTAAAACTCAATCCCAAATGACTCATAAGAAAAGATATAGAATCTCCATGAACTCCACAACCAAAACAATGGTAGGTTTTTTTTACTCTATTAACTGTAAAAGAAGGAGTTCTCTCATTATGAAACGGACATAGTCCAACAAAATTAGAGCCAGCTTTCCTTAATTGTACATACTTAGATATAACATCTAAAATATCTACACGAGTCAATAAATCTTGGATAAAAGACTTTGGTATCAACTATCTGACTAATAAATTGACTTTAATACATGCGTGGTGGTAATTGCTGACTACGAATGCGCTTGTAATGTCTTTTTACAGCAGCAGCTAGTTTTCGTTTGCGCTCTGCTGTTGGTTTTTCATAAAACTCTCTGGATCTTAGCTCTGTAAGCAAACCAGTTTTTTCGATAGTACGTTTAAAGCGACGCATAGCTGATTCAAACGGTTCATTTTCTTTAAGTCTAACAATAGGCATAGAAATAATACACTCAAAAAATTATTAAAATTTGGATCACAAGCAACATGCTAGATAAAAATAACAAAATTCACATTGCACTCATGTTACATAACTTCTAATTATAACACTATTTTAGAATAACTATTAATAAATCTAATCAATGAATCTATAGAAAAATTTTCATTCATAAAAGTATCACTATAGTACATTTACAGTAGTATCGTAATATCAAGAAATTTATAACTAATGTGTAAAAATATCATTAATTAAATACATAAAAATAAAAATGGTCAGATAAATTATTAAAATACTGATATATCTGACCACTTTCTGCATTTATAAAATATAAATATGCAAAAAGCTATATTAGCTAATAGGATTACGGAGCACTATGGTTTCAGTGCGATCAGGACCCGTAGACACCAAGTCTATAGGCACACCACAAACTTCCGCTATCCTACCTAAATAATGTTTAGCCTCAATGGGCAGTTTATCAAATTCTTTTATTCCTGCGGTTGAAGAACTCCATCCTGGCATCTCTTCCAATACTGGCTCTAATTTAGAAACAGCATGAGATCCGTATGGTAAAACATCGTAAAATTTTTCCTCAGAACGGTAGCCAACACACAATTTAACAATCTCTAAACCATCAAGCACATCAAGTTTTGTAATACAAAGACCGGAAATCCCATTTAATCTTACTGATCTTTTTAGAGCTGCTCCATCAAACCATCCACAACGTCTTGGTCTACCTGTCACTGATCCAAATTCTTTGCCAACAGTGGCAATATGTAGTCCCAAATCATTTGACAACTCAGTAGGGAAAGGCCCCGATCCAACACGCGTTGTATATGCTTTAGTTATACCTAATACATAATTTATAGCCTGCGGACCTACACCAGATCCAGCTGAAGCAGAACCTGCAATGCAGTTACTACTGGTAACATAAGGATAAGTTCCATGATCAACATCTAGAAGAACTCCTTGAGCTCCTTCAAACAACAAATTACTACCTGATTGCTGCATATTAAATAAATTTGTAGAGACATCATGAACCATTGGTGCTAGCAAAGGAGCAAAACTTAAAGATTGATCTAGTATTGCTTGAAAATCCAATACATCAGCCTGAAAGTAATTCTTTAGGACAAAATTATGGTACTCTAAATTTTCATGTAATAAATCTTTAAAATAAGATTCGTTAAACAAATCCTGTACTCTTAATGCTCTCCTTGCAACTTTGTCTTCGTAAGCTGGTCCTATTCCTCTGCCAGTTGTGCCTATTTTTTCTTTGCCCCTACGTAATTCACGAGCATTATCTATGGCGATGTGATAAGGTAATATTAGTGGACATATATCGGAAATCTGCAGTCTGGATCTAACATCAATTCCAACTGATTCGAGCTCAGAAATCTCTTTTAAGAGAGCATCTGGAGAAAGAACAACACCATTACCTATAAAACAAGTAACATGTGGTCTCATTATCCCAGATGGAATCAATCTTAGCACTGTTTTGGAGCCATTTATCCAAAGAGTATGTCCTGCATTATGACCTCCCTGGAAGCGGACAACACCACTGACAGATTCTGTTAACCAGTCAACAATCTTACCCTTACCCTCATCACCCCATTGAGTGCCAATTATTACTATATTTTTGCTCATATCATATTTAAATTTAATAGTTTATATGTATATCTCTTATACTACTAAGAGATATAGCTAACCTGCCATATGCCTTCAAATAAAACTAATCTACGGTCAAACAAAAACTCATCTTGATCAGGATAATCACCTGGTAGTATTTGAACTACTATCTCCCCCTTCTTACGTAAATCACGAATTGTTTCTAACAATACATGATCTCGACCCCATGGAGCTAATATGGCTTTAGACTTTGCTAATTTTAATCCAGACGCTAATGAACGCAAATTCAGACTAAAACCAGTAGCTGGTCTAGCTCTACCAAAGGCTAAACTAACATTATCATAACGACCACCAGTAACTAACACTTCCCTCCAACCGTCAGCATAAAGGGCAAATTTAACACCAGAATGATAACCATAACCCCAAACATCAGCAAGATCAATACTTAATTGTACATTTGGCAACAAAGCATCTATCAAAATCTGCAATGAATCTAGAGCAGATATAATTCCTGGTACAGATGGTAATATTTTTCGAGCATTTAACATTACGTCATCAACATTTCCATATAAAGAACATACTGATTGCAGCATCTTTATAGTATCTGGTCTTATAAATTTTTTCGTTAATTCAGATATGCCAGTAACATCTTTTTCTCTTAGCAAAGAAACAACTAGATCTGAGTTACTGGAAGCATTATGATCTAGTTCTAATATGCTTCTAACTACCCCAGGATGTGACAAATCTAATATAGGTAGATTTATACCAGCAGCATTAACTGTATCTAAAGCCATCTGAATAATTTCCAGATCAGCTTCTACTCCAGCATGTCCGTATATCTCAGCTCCAATTTGAAGAAATTCCCTACTAGATAGAGAATCTGTTGGGCGAGCATGGAAAACATTGCCGCAATAACATAATCTAGTAACCCCGCTACGATTTAGTAAGTGAGCATCTATACGACTAATCTGTGGAGTCATATCAGCACGAATACCCATAGTTTTACCAGATAGTTGATCTATAAGTTTACAAGTGCGTAAATTTAGGTCACTACCTGTTCCTGATAATAAGGAATCTATATATTCTACTAAAGGTGGACACACAAGCTCAAAACCATATTTCCTATATAAGTCTAACAACCTGTGACGCAAGTCTTCTATTTGCCTAGCCTCCATAGGAAGAACATCTGCAAGATTTTCAGGAAGCAACCAATTACTCATGATAATGACCTTTGGGCAATAATTAATAAGTATAAAATATAAATAATAAATCAGGTATTATTATATCGTTAAATTTTTTAAAAATAAGTTCACTATCTTGTTGAGGGTTTTTAATAAATTGAAAAAACTCTGAACTCGGATCTACAATCATAACATCGTTTTTTGTCGAGAATGAAGCTCTATAAGCATCAAGGCTTTTATAAAATTTGTAAAAATCCTTATTTTTTCCATAAGATAAGGAATATATAGAACTGGCAGATGCATCTGCATTACCCATAATTTCCTGTGCTGTAACATTTGCTTTAGCTAATATCTCTTCACGTTGTCTATCAGCTTCCGCTCTAATTTTTTCGCTTTCGGCTGCTCCAATAGATCTTAGTTCATTTGCCACACGAGTTCTCTCAGCCTCCATGCGCATATAAACAGATTTTGATATCTCAGGAGCAAATTCTATATGACGTAATCTTACATCAACAATTTCCACTCCCAATGGGCCAGCTCTATTAGCAACATTATTTAATATTTCAGACATTATTTTAGCCCTCTCTACAGAAACAACTTCTTTAACAGTTCTAATATTTACAGAAGCATTTAATGCATCTCTGATTTGGGCCTGTAATCTTTCTTGTGCTGCTCTTTCATTACCCTCAAAAGTAACATAAAACAATCTTGGATTTGCTATCTTCCATTTAACAAAAGAATCTATCAATAAATTCTTTTTTTCTGAAGTTTGTATCCTTTCAGCGTCCTTAGATTCTATAGTTAAAACTCTTTTATCAAGAAAAACAATATTTTGAAAAGGTGATGGTAATTTAAAGTACAAACCAGGCTCACTAATTTCTCTCCTCAACTCTCCCAGAGAAAATACCAGTGCGTAATTTTGTTCACGCACAATGAACAATGTAGAACCAATAATCGATATTAATAGAAATATCCCAGATAAAATTAAAAATATACGTTGCATAATTTTATATAATATTAACGGTTGCGTTGTAACTTATTCAATTCAGAAACAGATAAGTCGTTTTTTTGGTTTTCAGAATATGTCTGCTTGCTAATAATATCTTGTTTTTTATTTATAAACTGAGAATTATTATTTTGATAATTAAGTGACTCAGAGTTTATATTTGACTTGTAATTATCATTACAATAATTATTTTGTATCATTTTATCTAATGGTAAAATCATAAAACTATTATTACTAGAATCTATCATAATCTTACTAACACTAGAGAAAATATCTTTCATTGCTTCCAGATATAAACGATCCTTAGTTACATCAGGAGATTTTTCATATTCGGTCAGAACACTAATAAAACGAGAGGCATTACCATTAGCATCTCCTATTATTCTTGCCTTGTAACCTTCTGCCTGTTCTATAATTCTAAAAGCCTGCCCCCTAGCTAAAGGTACAACTTGATTGGCATATGCCTGACCTTCATTTATTTGCCTCTCTCGATCTTGACCAGCTTTGACAGCATCATCAAAGGCATCCTGAACTTGTTCTGGCGGCTGAACATTTTGTATAGCTACTGCTGTTATTTGAATACCAGTATTATAATTATCTAATATTTTTTGCATAAGATTTTGAACTTCAGAAGCCACCAATGTTCTGCCTTCATATAAAACAAAATCCATTGTTTTTCTGCCAACAATCTCTCGCATTGATGTCTCTGCTGCTTGACGAACTGATTCATCAGGATCTCTTGTTTTAAATAAATAATTAGGAGCTCCATCAGAATTCAGTCTGTACTGAACCACAAACTGCATATCTACTATATTTTCATCAGTTGTCAACATTAACGATTCTGTTAAAACCTTATTTCTAGAACCACCTCTAGAACCAACCTCAAATGTTCTTAGTTGTGAAATATTTACAATTTCATGTCTCTCAATCGGCGCTGGAAATATCCAGCTAAAACCAGCATGAGTTGTTTTTAAATATTTTCCGAATCTGGTAATAACAGCAACTTGACCCTCTTTGACAACAAAAAAACCACTAGCTATCCATATGATGAATAATAAAATAAATGATATTACTAAAATATTAAAGGTGTTTTTATTGCTAAATCCATTACGTCCAAAGTTATTAGGTTCACCGTTGTTGCTCTTCTTACCAAAGATGCTGTTAATTTTTTTATTGAAAGTATCCCATACTTCAGATAAATCAGGAGGACCTTCATTGATATTTTTATTTACTGAACTATTTGACAGGCTGTTCATTTTTCCTTCCATATCTTGTTTACGATCACAGCCTGGATCGTTTAGATTTAATAGAATCTTAGACATTATTCCTCATTACCCTACTAGCATCCGATATTACATTTCTTAAGAGATCCATACCATCAAGACTTACTGCGCTTATAAAAACTTTTGCCGCAAGTCCTGTACAATTATCATACAGTATCTTGGAGGCAATTTCTGATTTATCAATTTTATTGTACACTAAAACAGTGGGTATATTTGATGCCCCTATCTCCTTAATAACTTTATTTACATTTTCAATTTGATCATACATATCTTTGCTAGACGAATCTACAACATGTAACAGCAAATCAGCGCTAGCTGTTTCCTCAAGAGTAGCATGAAATGCTTCCACTATGGAGTGCGGCAAATCTCTTATAAAGCCTACAGTATCAGATAAGATTATATCTTTATTAACATTATTTCCTACCCATATACGTCGAGAAGTAATATCAAGAGTGGCAAATAATTGATTAGCTACGTAGACTTTATCTTTAGCAAGAACATTAAAAATAGTAGACTTCCCAGAGTTTGTATATCCTATCAAAGACACAGAGAATGCACCATTGCGCTCGCGTAATCCTTTTTGAGAAAACCTTCTCGATTTAATCTTCTTTATACGCTCCTTTAGAATCTTTACTTTTGATCCTATTATACGACGATCCATTTCTAGCTGAGATTCACCTGGACCTCTCATGCCTATACCACCTCTCTGACGCTCTAAATGAGTCCATAATCTAGTTAGCCTAGTTGATAGATGTTGCAATTGTGCAAGCTCAACCTGTAATTTGCCCTCATGGCTTTTTGCTCTTAACGCAAAAATATCTAAGATCAATGATACTCGGTCAACTACCCTTATTCCCCATATTTTTTCAAGATTTCTTTGTTGAGAAGGTGATAGCGCATGATCAAACAAAACAATCTCTACAGATAAATCACTTATCAATGATAATATTTCTTGAACTTTACCAGATCCTATAAAAAACTTATTATCTGGCACATCTCTCTTAAACAACTCAACATGTACGATATCAGCTCCAGCTGATTGTGCCAACATGTTGAACTCTTCAATATCATACTGAAAATTATTGTTATTTAAATTAACACCAATAACTAATGCACGCATAAGATTAATTAAAAAATATACTCATTAATAAAATTTAATCAAATTAAAAAACTACTCTGAGTCAGAATTATATTGTAGGTCTACAATACGGGAAGGGACAACAGTAGAAATAGCATGCTTATATATCATCTGAGTGACTGTATTACGTAACAGTACAACATATTGATCAAAAGCTTCAACTTGACCCTGAAGTTTAATGCCATTAACTAAATATATTGAGACTGGCACATGATCTCTACGCAATATATTTAAAAATGGATCTTGAAGCATTTGTCCTTTATTATTCATTAGTAGTATCCCGTATATTTATTATAAACATAAATTTATTATAGTTTTAAAAACTTTTATCAATTCTAATAGTAAAACGAAAATAAAGCTGCAATTTTAGATATATATTTCTTATTTTACAGACATATAAATTAAACAATAATTTAGAAATCAACTAAAGTCTTTATATTTTAATATTATCATCCAAATTTGGATTTAAGAATAATGTTTAGTTATCAGAAACATTATTTTAAATATAAAATCATATAATTTTTCGAGTCGTAAATTTTATTAATTAATATAAACATAAACGAAAAAAATGATAATCAGATTAAGTATAAATTTTTTCAAAAATATATTTTTTATAATTTACCATTGTTTACTCATACAATTGTTATTAAATAAAAGCTAAACATAAGGATTTTTAGATGATTTAAATTCAATACGAAGAGGAGTTCCTGATAACTTAAATTCTCTACGGAAACAAGATTCCAAATATCTTATGTATGAGTCTTGTATATTTGTTAAACAATTACCATGAATAACGATTACAGGCGGATTATGCCCACCTTGATGAGCATAACGCAATTTCGGAACAAATATGCCCTTTTTAGGTGGTGGTTGTTGCTTTATAGCATTTAGCAAAGCTCTAGTTACTTTTGGCGTTGGTAATTTAGCAAATGCAGCATCGTAAGCATCATTTACGGAAAACAATAATCTTTTTATATTGGTTTTTCTTAATGCTGAGATAAAATGCATGTTTGCAAATGACAGAAAATGTAATTTTCTCTTAAATTCTTTTTCTACGGTAGAACGACTATCTACTGATATAGAATCCCACTTATTAATAGCTATAACAATTGCTTTCCCCGATTCTAATATATAACTTGCTATACGTGCATCTTGATCTGAAATGCCTATATTAGCATCTAACAATAGCAGAACAACATTACTTTTTTCTATAGATTGAAGAGTTTTAACAACAGAAAACTTCTCTATGTAATCAGAAACACGGCTGCGCCTTCTTAAACCAGCTGTGTCTATCAATACATATGATCTATCCAAAAAACCAAAATCAACATTTATAGAATCACGAGTTGTCCCAGGAGAATCGAAGGTAATCAAACGTTCCTCTCCTAGCATACTATTAATTAGAGTAGATTTGCCTACGTTAGGCTGGCCAACTATAGATAGTCTTATTTTTCTGTCCAAATTGTCATTCTGGAGAACATCATCATTCTTATAGTCAATAAAATTTAATTTGGATTCAAAAATACTTTCTATAAGTAGACCTACACCATCACCATGAGAAGCAGAAATCAAAAATGGAGATCCGAAACCTAGTTCATGAAACTCGCTAGCCATTGCACTAATATTTTTCCCTTCTGATTTATTAACCACAAGCAATATATTAGTTATAGACAATTTTCGCAAAAAATTAGCAATATCATAATCAGTACTGCATAAACCATCTTTACCGTCTACCAAAAAAATCACTATATCAGCTTCTAAGATAGCTTGATTAGTTTGATTAGCTACTTTTACATACATTTGATCTTTAGATGATGGTTCAAAACCACCAGTATCTATTATAATGAATTCATGATTACCAAATGTACCATCACCATAAATCCTGTCTCTTGTTAACCCAGAAAAATTTGCTACTAAAGCATCCTTAGATTTGGTGAAACGATTAAAAAGTGTAGATTTTCCTACGTTTGGTCTTCCTACTAAAACAATTACTGGCTTATAATACACGATAAAAACTTTATAAAATATATTTCAAAATTAAATACTAGAATAATATAATTACTAATCTATATAAAGAAATAAGTATGTTAAACTTCAAGAATTGTAAAAACCCACCGAATCAATTTTTGATTGAATTATAGGCAATAAAGGATCATTTTCTTCTATGGATTCCATTGCTTTTGACCACCAATAAATAGCATCATTAATGTTATTCTGCGCAAAAAAAACATCACCTTTTTTATCAGCGAATAAAGTAAAAAAAGAGTCGATAGGATTCTCCAGATACGCAATAGACTCACGATATTTACATTGATCTAGCAATAAACAAGAGATTCGCAAGCTGGAGATAGATTTCATCAATATGCTATTAGAATTATCATGAATCCATTTTAATTCATCGTAAGCACCTTGTGAATCACCGTTATCATGTAAAGCGCGTGCTACTAATAGACTTCCAAGATATGCATAATTAGTATTAGGGTACTTATCACGCAACATATTCATGATATATTTAACTTTATTTACATCAACAGTATCTAGATTTAGATTTTTATTTAAGACCTCAAAGTATTCCATTGATCTTTCTAGTCTTTTTTTAGAGTGAGATTTCCATGCAAATGAAGAAATTACGGCGATAAGAAGAAAACATATAATAGATATTCTTACAATCTTATTTCCAATAAAACTATTTAAAAAATAATTTTTTTGTGTCAGATCACTCATCTTTTAAACCTTGTTTTAAAAAAAGATACCAAGCTTTCAATTGGAATAATTTCTTGTTCCTCAAAAACCTCATCAGAATTATTGCGTAAAATCTTTATGCTAACCGAATTGTTTATTATTTCATCTTCTCCAAATATAACAGCAACAAGAGCTCCACAAGAATTAGCCATTTTAAATTGACGTTTAAAAGTATCTCTACCACTGTGTAAGATAACTGAAAAACCTAAATTGCGTAACTGCTCGCTAATTTTTAATGAAACCAACTGATTTTTTAAACTATCATGGATGATATAAATATCACACTCACTCTTACTGTGATTGTTGTTAATATTTGATTTTTTCCATATTTCTATCAGCCTCTCAAATCCTATTGCAAACCCAGCAGCAGGAATTCTTTTACCACCAAGCGACTCTATTAGTCCATCATATCTGCCACCACCACAAACTGTTCCTTGAGCCCCTAAATCACTAGAAATCCATTCAAAAACGGTTAAATTGTAATAGTCCAATCCTCTAACTAGGCGATTATTGATATTGTATTTTATCTCTGATTTATCTAAAAACGAACAAACTTTCTCAAAATGATTCCTTGCACTTGTAGATAAGAAATCAAATAAATTCGGCGCATTATTTATTAAATCTTGCATTTCAGGATTCTTGCTATCCAATATTCTTAATGGATTAGAATACATTCTGTTTATGCTCACCTTATCTAAAGAACCAATATTTTTTTTCAAAAAACTAACTAATTCTTGTTTGTATATCGTTCTATCTTCAGGTAGACCTATTGAGTTTAATTCAAGGCGTATA
This genomic interval carries:
- the der gene encoding ribosome biogenesis GTPase Der, translated to MYYKPVIVLVGRPNVGKSTLFNRFTKSKDALVANFSGLTRDRIYGDGTFGNHEFIIIDTGGFEPSSKDQMYVKVANQTNQAILEADIVIFLVDGKDGLCSTDYDIANFLRKLSITNILLVVNKSEGKNISAMASEFHELGFGSPFLISASHGDGVGLLIESIFESKLNFIDYKNDDVLQNDNLDRKIRLSIVGQPNVGKSTLINSMLGEERLITFDSPGTTRDSINVDFGFLDRSYVLIDTAGLRRRSRVSDYIEKFSVVKTLQSIEKSNVVLLLLDANIGISDQDARIASYILESGKAIVIAINKWDSISVDSRSTVEKEFKRKLHFLSFANMHFISALRKTNIKRLLFSVNDAYDAAFAKLPTPKVTRALLNAIKQQPPPKKGIFVPKLRYAHQGGHNPPVIVIHGNCLTNIQDSYIRYLESCFRREFKLSGTPLRIEFKSSKNPYV
- a CDS encoding adenylosuccinate synthase, whose amino-acid sequence is MSKNIVIIGTQWGDEGKGKIVDWLTESVSGVVRFQGGHNAGHTLWINGSKTVLRLIPSGIMRPHVTCFIGNGVVLSPDALLKEISELESVGIDVRSRLQISDICPLILPYHIAIDNARELRRGKEKIGTTGRGIGPAYEDKVARRALRVQDLFNESYFKDLLHENLEYHNFVLKNYFQADVLDFQAILDQSLSFAPLLAPMVHDVSTNLFNMQQSGSNLLFEGAQGVLLDVDHGTYPYVTSSNCIAGSASAGSGVGPQAINYVLGITKAYTTRVGSGPFPTELSNDLGLHIATVGKEFGSVTGRPRRCGWFDGAALKRSVRLNGISGLCITKLDVLDGLEIVKLCVGYRSEEKFYDVLPYGSHAVSKLEPVLEEMPGWSSSTAGIKEFDKLPIEAKHYLGRIAEVCGVPIDLVSTGPDRTETIVLRNPIS
- the dnaG gene encoding DNA primase, which translates into the protein MIPKSFIQDLLTRVDILDVISKYVQLRKAGSNFVGLCPFHNERTPSFTVNRVKKTYHCFGCGVHGDSISFLMSHLGLSFTDSVKSLASQIGLVVPMLDNNNFQDEYKREKIYLDLMIRAQSYYSDLLNISSAAISYLKKRGISNDFIRFFNLGWSDNGYKSLSNIFADYYNNSYLIDVGLVIKKSDENRYDRFRERIMFPIRNQYGAVVGFGARTIANIQPKYLNSPETVIFSKGRELYGLWESRTNIKSKGVVIVVEGYMDVISLTQHGINNVVAALGTSITKDQIRKLLSVSEKIVFSFDGDIAGKNAAWKALLLCISEIKDSNEIRFLFLKDGYDPDLYIKENGKDAFEDCLKKSIPLSKLLIDSSVSKYSINEAEGRAACWTEISKVLKHMQNCPMLRIQIEKEALQLLNFSKNDLRYLTDNRGLYTKKLSYSDNVNNKYTRDTKFKPSFTKKLFYLLLSNLDLVDHIGDQQLEILDKNPDLKIIRDLILLAENTNSKDFESIKEIITPNSELGMAINSFIKEDQIYKNKLPDPLKEWEDSLLLIEYQSIKDDMKLLVEKGLSEKEDVEKYKDLSKRIISIKAISNL
- the hflC gene encoding protease modulator HflC, which encodes MQRIFLILSGIFLLISIIGSTLFIVREQNYALVFSLGELRREISEPGLYFKLPSPFQNIVFLDKRVLTIESKDAERIQTSEKKNLLIDSFVKWKIANPRLFYVTFEGNERAAQERLQAQIRDALNASVNIRTVKEVVSVERAKIMSEILNNVANRAGPLGVEIVDVRLRHIEFAPEISKSVYMRMEAERTRVANELRSIGAAESEKIRAEADRQREEILAKANVTAQEIMGNADASASSIYSLSYGKNKDFYKFYKSLDAYRASFSTKNDVMIVDPSSEFFQFIKNPQQDSELIFKKFNDIIIPDLLFIFYTY
- the hflK gene encoding FtsH protease activity modulator HflK; the protein is MSKILLNLNDPGCDRKQDMEGKMNSLSNSSVNKNINEGPPDLSEVWDTFNKKINSIFGKKSNNGEPNNFGRNGFSNKNTFNILVISFILLFIIWIASGFFVVKEGQVAVITRFGKYLKTTHAGFSWIFPAPIERHEIVNISQLRTFEVGSRGGSRNKVLTESLMLTTDENIVDMQFVVQYRLNSDGAPNYLFKTRDPDESVRQAAETSMREIVGRKTMDFVLYEGRTLVASEVQNLMQKILDNYNTGIQITAVAIQNVQPPEQVQDAFDDAVKAGQDRERQINEGQAYANQVVPLARGQAFRIIEQAEGYKARIIGDANGNASRFISVLTEYEKSPDVTKDRLYLEAMKDIFSSVSKIMIDSSNNSFMILPLDKMIQNNYCNDNYKSNINSESLNYQNNNSQFINKKQDIISKQTYSENQKNDLSVSELNKLQRNR
- the rpsU gene encoding 30S ribosomal protein S21, which translates into the protein MPIVRLKENEPFESAMRRFKRTIEKTGLLTELRSREFYEKPTAERKRKLAAAVKRHYKRIRSQQLPPRMY
- a CDS encoding ATP phosphoribosyltransferase regulatory subunit encodes the protein MSNWLLPENLADVLPMEARQIEDLRHRLLDLYRKYGFELVCPPLVEYIDSLLSGTGSDLNLRTCKLIDQLSGKTMGIRADMTPQISRIDAHLLNRSGVTRLCYCGNVFHARPTDSLSSREFLQIGAEIYGHAGVEADLEIIQMALDTVNAAGINLPILDLSHPGVVRSILELDHNASSNSDLVVSLLREKDVTGISELTKKFIRPDTIKMLQSVCSLYGNVDDVMLNARKILPSVPGIISALDSLQILIDALLPNVQLSIDLADVWGYGYHSGVKFALYADGWREVLVTGGRYDNVSLAFGRARPATGFSLNLRSLASGLKLAKSKAILAPWGRDHVLLETIRDLRKKGEIVVQILPGDYPDQDEFLFDRRLVLFEGIWQVSYIS
- a CDS encoding YfgM family protein; amino-acid sequence: MSDLTQKNYFLNSFIGNKIVRISIICFLLIAVISSFAWKSHSKKRLERSMEYFEVLNKNLNLDTVDVNKVKYIMNMLRDKYPNTNYAYLGSLLVARALHDNGDSQGAYDELKWIHDNSNSILMKSISSLRISCLLLDQCKYRESIAYLENPIDSFFTLFADKKGDVFFAQNNINDAIYWWSKAMESIEENDPLLPIIQSKIDSVGFYNS
- the hfq gene encoding RNA chaperone Hfq; protein product: MNNKGQMLQDPFLNILRRDHVPVSIYLVNGIKLQGQVEAFDQYVVLLRNTVTQMIYKHAISTVVPSRIVDLQYNSDSE
- the hflX gene encoding GTPase HflX, with protein sequence MRALVIGVNLNNNNFQYDIEEFNMLAQSAGADIVHVELFKRDVPDNKFFIGSGKVQEILSLISDLSVEIVLFDHALSPSQQRNLEKIWGIRVVDRVSLILDIFALRAKSHEGKLQVELAQLQHLSTRLTRLWTHLERQRGGIGMRGPGESQLEMDRRIIGSKVKILKERIKKIKSRRFSQKGLRERNGAFSVSLIGYTNSGKSTIFNVLAKDKVYVANQLFATLDITSRRIWVGNNVNKDIILSDTVGFIRDLPHSIVEAFHATLEETASADLLLHVVDSSSKDMYDQIENVNKVIKEIGASNIPTVLVYNKIDKSEIASKILYDNCTGLAAKVFISAVSLDGMDLLRNVISDASRVMRNNV